A DNA window from Vibrio nitrifigilis contains the following coding sequences:
- a CDS encoding SDR family oxidoreductase: MGEVTELNTISGCCDGVDTVISTIGITRQNDGLSYMDVDFQANLNLLQEAKRSGVRKFIYVSVLDGDKLRKVSVCAAKEKFVDELKNSGLEYSVIRPNGLFCDLDDLYHMAENGRVFLFDGGQLKSNPIHGADMAQICVDAIDAPRMHITAGGPDQMTHKEIAELAFKYAGKEPRITYIPSWSRGMLLGMSRFFYQSLHIWSIGVFYDGHV, from the coding sequence GTGGGAGAAGTCACTGAGCTGAATACCATCAGTGGGTGTTGTGATGGCGTTGATACGGTAATCTCCACCATTGGCATTACTCGCCAAAATGATGGCTTAAGCTATATGGATGTAGACTTTCAAGCCAATTTAAATTTATTGCAGGAAGCAAAAAGAAGTGGGGTGCGTAAATTTATTTATGTTTCCGTGCTTGATGGAGATAAGTTGCGCAAAGTATCTGTATGCGCAGCCAAAGAAAAGTTTGTTGATGAACTGAAAAACTCGGGACTAGAGTATTCAGTGATTCGCCCGAACGGATTGTTTTGTGATTTAGATGATCTTTATCATATGGCGGAAAATGGCCGGGTGTTTTTGTTTGATGGCGGTCAGTTAAAGTCTAACCCAATCCATGGTGCCGATATGGCGCAAATTTGTGTCGATGCCATAGATGCGCCTCGCATGCATATTACTGCTGGTGGCCCGGATCAAATGACCCATAAAGAGATCGCTGAATTGGCGTTTAAATACGCAGGTAAAGAGCCACGTATTACTTATATTCCAAGCTGGTCTCGTGGCATGTTATTGGGAATGTCACGCTTTTTTTACCAGTCGCTCCACATATGGTCCATTGGAGTTTTTTATGACGGTCATGTCTAG
- a CDS encoding NmrA family NAD(P)-binding protein, with product MAKTVLLAGATGYLGSYVARELQERNFQLRALVRDVEKLQQKGLNPDQTLRGRSH from the coding sequence ATGGCAAAGACGGTTTTACTGGCAGGTGCCACAGGCTATTTAGGCAGCTATGTAGCAAGAGAGCTACAAGAGCGTAACTTTCAACTTAGGGCATTAGTTCGCGATGTAGAAAAACTTCAGCAGAAGGGACTGAATCCTGATCAAACTTTACGTGGGAGAAGTCACTGA